In Dehalococcoidia bacterium, the genomic window ACCAAGTATCCATCCAAGGAAAGGCACCAAGAACAGGATGCCACAAACAATGCTGAGTATTGTTATGGCTCCAAAAGTAACGATTGACTGCATGGCGTGGAAGCGTACGAAGTCATCATCTTTCTCAATGAGGTAGAATATCAAGCCAGTGATCCACCAAAAAACATAACACAATAAACCTGCTACATTCGGCTGAAGACTTGTTCCGCTGCTCTGACTCATGTTACACCTCCTCTTCTTTATTGGAATATAATATCACACAAATCTATTTTGTAAATACATTTCATCACCGATTTCAACTAACGGTCAATTAGATCGCGACAGACTCCACTCGCAAGATAATCATCAGTTGACATTTTTTACTTCCCCGTCATAATATCAATATACTGAATTTCTCTATTCAATGATTCATCTCGACTATGATAGGTACTATTCTCAAGCCACTTTTGATTATCGAACCTATTTACTGTAAGGACATTACGGATGGAAGAAAAAATAAAAAGGGCAGCCCTGGCGAAAAATAAAAAAGGGGTTACCTTTATTGAATTGCTTATAGTATTGACCATACTATCCATTCTCGTCGGCGCGGTTATTTTATCGATAGGTAATGTTTTCGATACGGCGAGGAAAACGGCATATACGCAAGTCAAGCGTCAGATACAGGATGCGGTGATTGGTTATTCCGCGGGGCACTCCGGCGATTTTCCTTTAACAGGAGATACTACAGTGATTGACGACAAGACGCTCGGGATTATAGATATCTGTGCATTGTTGACCAGAAACAATCCCTCTGGATTATTAGGAGAGATGCCTGACGGATGTGTATCATACGAAAATAACGATAACTGCAATTCACAGACATATGAATGTTCATGCGATGTAGAAGCGCATTACATCTGGGCTATTGATGTCAGCGGTAGATTATACTCATCATGCATCAATACAGCAGCTAACGGAGGCGGCTGTGAAAACACCGGCCAGGACGGCTTCCAGGGCGTCTGGCCATAGCTTACCCTCAACAGACGCTACCTCACACACGCGAAATTGTATCGATGCGTTACATACCCTCCAGCGTAAGCTCGATATTCATCGCACCCTTACTCTACACGGCGTGACCGGGCTTGCCGTACCCGCACATGAAACTGCGGCCGTGTTACCGTTAGCTAGTTGAGAGCCGTTTGTGAGACCGTTCGGCAAGCAAATTTGCCTGTTAATGCGGCAATTCTCCACTCCGCCGAAAAACGCAGAAGATGGAACCGAATATTAATTATGGAAGAACAAATACCATCGAACGGACTTGCGGATTGAGCTGATATAATGTACCATCTACAAATCTCTGAATGCGCACAATACCGGGCGCATACACTTATCACATAAATCACGACAGCTAAGCAAGGCAAGGCGCAAAACAAAAACCGTAAGGAAAAGGTTGAGGAAATGATACAAAAACATAACACGTCCCCACTGACCGAAGATGATTTATTCCTTTTTAACGAGGGCTCACACTTTCGCCTGTACGAGAAACTCGGGGCTCACATCGTTACTGCGGATAAAGGTGAGGACACTTACTTCTCGGTATGGGCTCCGGATGCCAAAAAGGTATCGGTTATCGGTGATTTCAACGGATGGAACAAGGACGCTCACGTACTGATCCCACGCGGCAGTTCCGGTATATGGGAAGGATTTATACCGGATGTCGGCAGGGGTGCCTGTTACAAATATCATATAGTGTCCCGATACAGAGGCTACACGGTGGATAAAGCGGATCCTTTAGCGCTACATTCCGAAAAACCGCCGCTGACCGGTTCGATCGTCTGGGACCTGGACTATAAATGGGGCGACACGGACTGGATGAAAAAAAGACGAGAACGCAACACTTTGAATTCGCCCATGTCCATTTACGAACTGCATGCAGGTTCATGGAGAAGGATGGTAGAGGAAGACAACCGCTATCTAAGCTATCGTGAACTTGCGCCGCTGCTGGCGGAATATATACGAAAAATGGGATTTACGCATGTTGAATTCATGCCCTTAACGGAACACCCCTTTTACGGATCATGGGGTTATCAGGCAACGGGCTACTTTGCGCCCACAAGCCGCTACGGAACCCCGCAGGAATTCATGTACCTTATCGACCATCTGCACCGGCACGACATCGGCGTCATACTTGACTGGGTGCCCTCACACTTCCCCAACGACGAGCATGGATTGGGATTCTTCGACGGCACACATCTGTACGAGCATGCCGACACGAGAAAAGGTTTCCACCCCGACTGGAAAAGCTTCATCTTCAACTACGGAAGGAACGAGGTGCGCAGCTTCCTGCTCAGCAGCGCGTTGTTCTGGCTCGACAAATACCACATCGACGGGCTGCGCGTGGACGCCGTAGCTTCTATGCTGTACCTTGACTACTCCCGCAAAAAGGATGAGTGGATACCG contains:
- a CDS encoding DUF4870 domain-containing protein; the protein is MSQSSGTSLQPNVAGLLCYVFWWITGLIFYLIEKDDDFVRFHAMQSIVTFGAITILSIVCGILFLVPFLGWILGMLLWIGSIILWVFLMVKAYQGEKFKLPLLGDLAEKWSK
- a CDS encoding type II secretion system protein codes for the protein MEEKIKRAALAKNKKGVTFIELLIVLTILSILVGAVILSIGNVFDTARKTAYTQVKRQIQDAVIGYSAGHSGDFPLTGDTTVIDDKTLGIIDICALLTRNNPSGLLGEMPDGCVSYENNDNCNSQTYECSCDVEAHYIWAIDVSGRLYSSCINTAANGGGCENTGQDGFQGVWP
- the glgB gene encoding 1,4-alpha-glucan branching protein GlgB, with protein sequence MIQKHNTSPLTEDDLFLFNEGSHFRLYEKLGAHIVTADKGEDTYFSVWAPDAKKVSVIGDFNGWNKDAHVLIPRGSSGIWEGFIPDVGRGACYKYHIVSRYRGYTVDKADPLALHSEKPPLTGSIVWDLDYKWGDTDWMKKRRERNTLNSPMSIYELHAGSWRRMVEEDNRYLSYRELAPLLAEYIRKMGFTHVEFMPLTEHPFYGSWGYQATGYFAPTSRYGTPQEFMYLIDHLHRHDIGVILDWVPSHFPNDEHGLGFFDGTHLYEHADTRKGFHPDWKSFIFNYGRNEVRSFLLSSALFWLDKYHIDGLRVDAVASMLYLDYSRKKDEWIPNIYGGNENIDAISFLRRFNEETYRCHPDVQTVAEESTAWPMVSRPTYVGGLGFGMKWDMGWMHDMLQYISRDPIHRKYHHNNLTFRMLYAFSENFILPLSHDEVVHGKGSLLSKMPGDDWQKFANLRLLLGYMYGQPGKKLLFMGGEFGQWKEWNHDESLEWHLLNYQPHFGIQRWVQDLNSMYRSEPALYLNDCNPSGFEWIDCNDSDGSTISFIRKGDSGDETILAVCNFTPVPRYNYRVGVPYGGSWKEILNSDAQEYGGSGHGNLGGVEASAVPLHNRRYSLTLTMPPLGIVFFKKAQ